From the genome of bacterium:
GTGAAAACCCACCACGAGCGCTACGACGGTCATGGTTACCCGGACGGCCTCATGGGCGAGGAGATCCCCATCGGCGGCCGGATTTTGGCTGTGGCCGACGCCTTCGACGCCATGACCCACGAGCGGCCCTTCCGGTCGGCCATGTCCGTGGAAAGCGCCCTCGACACGCTGATGGAAAAGAGCGGCACCCAGTTTGACAAGCGCATCGTCAAGGCTTTCAAAGAGACCATCCAGTAACCGCCAATTTGATAAAAACGACAATCTTTTCCTGTCAGAGCGTCGCCATTCCTTACACTATCGAAAGGCAGCGAAATCTTTCCCTAACCAGTTGTTTTAACAACACTTTTTAGCCTTAAGGCGCCCTGCCAGGATATAATCAGCAAAATGCGTCGGAAAACCTTACGAAAAGAGAGCGCACCTTCCTGGCGGAACAGGTCGGGAAGGCGGAGAAAAGAGAGTAATACGAAATGAACAGCCTGTCTCTGCTGAATAAGATCCGCACTTAAACAAAGGCAGGGGTGTGGGATTAAGAAAAATCCTGAGTAAGGCAATGAAAGACCATTTACACCCCATTCTTGGCATAGTCCTTGCGTACTTACAGCTTAATACGAGTCAAGAGTCCTGTTATCTTGGTAAAAGAATAATGCTCGGAAACCAACTGATGAAAGGGAAAACGATATGAAAAAGTTACTCTTCACTCTGTGCCTCCTCGGTGTCTTTGTCTTCGCTGCAGGGGCAACGGCACTGCCTGTGTTGCAGGTGGATATCTCTGGTGGTGAGTATGTCGGCGGTACAGAGCAAAGCACCATCACAGGTGATACGTTGTTCACCCTTTACGCTCTGCTGACACAGGATTCACCAGACTTTAACAAGAGATATGAGATGAGCGTGGCTGTTTACGCTAAAATCGGCTTTGAGGACGGCCTTGATCCGGATGCGGCCTTTGGTACTGTGGACGTCGATGGTGCCCCATTGTCTTTTAGTAATTACGGAAGTCCCAATTTTAGCACCACGCCAATGGAACTTCAGGAGCACGGTATTTTCGAAACATACTACGGCATCTTCGATGTCAAGTTTGCCGCAGCTGATACAGTTGGCAGTTATAATGTACAAGATGACAGTGGAGCACCAGGGTACAGCTACTACGTTGGCTTCAACATTGACACCACCAACCTGGTTGATGGCACCATGATCCACTTTGACCTGTACGATCCCGCCGATGGCGAACCTTTCGCACCGTTCTCCCACGACGCGGGTACCAGAGTTCCTGAGCCGGGCACCCTGGTCCTTCTCGGGATCGGAATGCTGGGCGTGGCCGCCTTCCGCAGAAAACTCAGCTAAGCGTTTAACTGGGCATATTTGAAAGCAGGGCCATTTTAGGCCCTGCTTTTTTGTGCTGTCATCGCGAGTTGTCACCTGGACAAAGCGATCCCCGCTGTTTTGTCATCGCGCCGGTCCACCTCAGCTCGAAGGGCGACGGCGGAAACCGCTAACCGGGTGGCGCGATCCTACACCAATAGTGTTTACTCGATCTTTTCCAAAGGCTATTCTTTATCCGCCATGCCTCTCCTCCCCCGAAACCTTCTTCGCCTCCTAATAATCTGCATGATCCTGGGCATGCTCTTTATCGGCCTCTACCCCTTCAACTATTTTTCACCGAACCAGGTGTCCGTGAATGAAGATGGGAGCGGCCTTCACTTCCACGGCCGAGGGATCGCCTACAGCACCGGGGATTCCGCATGGCCTGAGGACGGTAATTCTGATAGCCCCCTGACCCTTGAGCTCATGCTCAATCCGGAAAGGAGTTACAATCGAGGCATCCCACACATCCTCTCCCTTTGTGATGTCTCGGGCCGGGAAGTGATGTACCTCGGTCAATGGAAGAGTTCTCTCATCGTCCGGCTCATGGAAAATGGCCTTGGGGTTGAAAAAATCAAAAGGGAGATCGACCACGGAGATGTGCTCAATCCGGGCGAACCCGTGGCTATTACTCTCGTCCTGAACGTGGGAAGCGCCGATATATATGT
Proteins encoded in this window:
- a CDS encoding choice-of-anchor N protein; amino-acid sequence: MKKLLFTLCLLGVFVFAAGATALPVLQVDISGGEYVGGTEQSTITGDTLFTLYALLTQDSPDFNKRYEMSVAVYAKIGFEDGLDPDAAFGTVDVDGAPLSFSNYGSPNFSTTPMELQEHGIFETYYGIFDVKFAAADTVGSYNVQDDSGAPGYSYYVGFNIDTTNLVDGTMIHFDLYDPADGEPFAPFSHDAGTRVPEPGTLVLLGIGMLGVAAFRRKLS